Genomic window (Aquipuribacter hungaricus):
CCGCGCTTCGCCGGGGTCGAGACGGCCTACGAGCCGAGCTGGGAGCACGTCGAGGGCGGCGACGTCCTCGTCGTCGGGCCCGGCGTCCTCGCGGTGGGGACCGGGGAGCGCACCACGCCCGCGGGCGTCGAGCGGCTGGCGCGGACCGCGATCGGCCGGGGCCTGGCGCACACCGTGCTCGCGGTCCCGATCGCCCAGGAGCGGGCGACGATGCACCTGGACACCGTCTGCACGATGGTCGACCGGGACGCCGTCGTCGTCTACCCCAACGTCGCCCAGAGCCTGGTCGCGTACCCGATCACCGCGGCGGGCGGGACCGGCGGCAGTCGCGGCATGCACGTGCCCGCCTCGGCGGTCGAGCTGTCCCTGGGCACCCCCCGGCCGTTCCTGCCCGCCGTGGCCGAGGCGCTCGGCCTGGCGGAGGTGCGCCACGTCGACACCGGGCTGGACCCGGTCGCCGCCGAGCGCGAGCAGTGGGACGACGGCAACAACACCCTGGCCGTGGCGCCCGGCGTCGTGGTGGCCTACGAGCGCAACACGGGGACGAACGCGGCGCTGCGCGAGGCGGGCATCGAGGTGCTGGAGATCGCGGGCGACCAGCTCGGCTCGGGCCGCGGCGGCCCCCGCTGCATGAGCTGCCCGGTGCG
Coding sequences:
- a CDS encoding arginine deiminase, with translation MDTSTGLPAGFVDSEVGTLREVILHRPGAELRRLTPRNNDRLLFDGLPWVDRAQDEHDAFAETLRGRGVLVHLVTDLLREVLGSDEVRQRAIEDVVTDGSPAHLRLGDTLRATVRSHLQDLDADGLTDALVAGVRIDELPGRTGLVAAMLAHDDFVVDPLPNLLFTRDSSVWIGDEVAVASLAMPARDRETHLLGLVYAHHPRFAGVETAYEPSWEHVEGGDVLVVGPGVLAVGTGERTTPAGVERLARTAIGRGLAHTVLAVPIAQERATMHLDTVCTMVDRDAVVVYPNVAQSLVAYPITAAGGTGGSRGMHVPASAVELSLGTPRPFLPAVAEALGLAEVRHVDTGLDPVAAEREQWDDGNNTLAVAPGVVVAYERNTGTNAALREAGIEVLEIAGDQLGSGRGGPRCMSCPVRRDPLG